GGCTTGGATTGAGAGCCATTTCCATCAACTGCTCCAGCTTGAACATATACTTCATATGGATTAACGGCAGCAGATTCTTCGGGCAGAATGTGTGTAATAATTAGATGGGCTGAAACAGGACTATTTCCTCCGGCATTAGAAGTGATGGTTAAAGAGTTTGCATTGCCGCTGGGATTTCGTATCGTGAGCACCGAATCGGCTTCTGTTGTCGTTATAAAAGTCATTCCTACAATCTGTGACGAGCCTGTTTCTCGCCCCACCACCGTATACTCCAGTTCTTGATCGTTAAGGGTTATTACCAGTTGCCCTTCTTCACTGACGCTTACCTGGAAGAAAACCTGATAAGTGCCAATTTCAGCTAAGTTAAATGTATTGGGGCCAGTACGCGTAATGGTAGTTCCGCCAGTAGGTCCATCTTGAGGAAAGTTTACATTTTGACCGGGAGCAATGGGATCAGGATTATCTGTGCCCATCAACGCATAAAAATCGGCATATGCGGATATTCCACCGCCAGGTGGTCCTGGAGGACCTTGTAATCCTTCCGGCCCCATTGGTCCTCGCGGACCCGGAAATCCTCTTGGTCCTCTTGGACCCCTTGGTCCTGCTGGTCCAGGAGGGCCAGAACTGCCGGGACAGTATTTACGATAAGGCCTGGGGCAATAATCACTGCTCATAAAAATACTACCTCCTTTAATATTGAATAAGATTTTGGACGGGTCAGAGCAAATTTTGAGAATGTACAAAGTATGCAAAACCGATGAGATAATACTTATATAATAGATGTATGCAAAAAAACATATTATGTGATAGTCCGCTAAGCCTCCATACTTTGCAGTATGGAGACTTTTTGCAAAAATGTACAATAAAAACCAAAAATGACCTATTCAATTTATGGAATATACATGATAGCATAAAATTGAAACTAAAATACAAATTTAATCTTCAGGTGATATTGATGCGTAGGTGTAAAATGAATCAATATCGAAGGTTAAATATTCATTTCAAGGGGGAGAACGGTATGAAGAAGGTTTCTAAAACTTTTGCAGTTCTATTGGCAGTCATGGTAGCAATGACGGCATTTGCTGGATGTGGAAGTAAAACGCAGGAATCGGTAAGAACAGAAGAAGGAACAAAAACCACGACAGAAACAGCCGAACCAGCGGAACCTGTAACCATCCGAATCGCTACCATGTTTGGCGGCACAGATCCTGCTACTGAAGTATATAAAAAAGCTATTGAAGACTATATGGCCGCCAATCCAAATGTTAAGATTGTGGATGAATCCATGACTTCTATTGGAGACGAATATAGAACCAAGATTAAAACGGATTATGCAGCAGGGAATGAACCGGAAATCATATTCTTCTATACTGCAGCAGATGCAAAGCCTTTAATTGAAAATGGCAAAGTGATGGCATACGACGAAATATGGAAAACATACCCAGAAGTAGGTAAAGACATTACAGATGGGATTAAAGAATCCATGAGAGAATTTGATGGAAAGATTTATGCGCTTCCCGTTACAGGATTTTATGAAGGGTTATTTGTCAATAAAGAAATATTTGAAGCAAATGGATTAGAGCTGCCTACAGACTGGGCGAAACTTGAAAAGGCTGTTGAAGTATTAAGTACCAAAGGGATTGTTCCCATTGCAGGGCCTTTAGGACAATCTCACTACTTAATTGAACATTTTGTTTTATCGGCAGCAGGAGAAGAGGGACATAAAGATGTCTTTGCTAACGGCGTAAATCCTGATTGGTATACAGCTTTTAATAATATTAAAGCTTTTTATGAAAAGAAAGCATTCTCTGAAGATGCAATCAATATGGACATTGAAGGGTCACAAATGCTTTTTAAAAACGAAAAGGCAGCTATGATTCTGGAAGGTTCCTGGTTCATTGGGGGCTGTGATCCGGCGCTTCAGGAAAAAATGACTGTTATCCCCATGCCATCCTTTACAAATGGCAAAAAAGATCCTACTTCTATCGTTGCCGGCTTTTCATCCGGTTACTATATCAGTACGAAAGGATACAATGATGAATCTAAAAGAGATATCATCATTGATTTGGTAAGCTACCTAACAACAGCCGATATGATTGCAAAAATGGCTGAAGCCAATGGCGGAACCCCTGCTGCATCCGTTAAAGTACCGGGACTTAGCAGCGTTGCTTCTGCAGGCCATGCAATGGTTGCCGCTGCAAAAGCCTTGAATATGCCTATTGATTCCAGATTAACACCGGAAGCATTCAACTATATTGTTAAACAGGGGACACCCTATATAGCTGCCGGCAAGTCGACACCGGAAGCTGTGCTTGAAGAAGTTAGAAAGATTCACTTAGGAGAATAGTTTTTATAACAGATGATCGTCCATTGGGCGATCATCTGTGAATATAAGCGAAAAAGGAGGAAATCCTTTGCAAATCTATAAAGACAAAAAGATAATTGTCCTTTTTTTAGCCCCTTCCCTGATTATCATAGGTTTATTTTTATATTATCCGTTTGCGATGAGTTTTTATAAAAGTTTTTTTAATTGGGACGGTTTTCTTACATCTAAATTTATCGGTTTAGGCAATTATAGACGATTGTTTTCTGATGTTATGATTCATAAGGCTATTATCAATACATTCACTCTTATGATTTTAGTAATCATTTTTC
The genomic region above belongs to Defluviitalea saccharophila and contains:
- a CDS encoding ABC transporter substrate-binding protein; amino-acid sequence: MKKVSKTFAVLLAVMVAMTAFAGCGSKTQESVRTEEGTKTTTETAEPAEPVTIRIATMFGGTDPATEVYKKAIEDYMAANPNVKIVDESMTSIGDEYRTKIKTDYAAGNEPEIIFFYTAADAKPLIENGKVMAYDEIWKTYPEVGKDITDGIKESMREFDGKIYALPVTGFYEGLFVNKEIFEANGLELPTDWAKLEKAVEVLSTKGIVPIAGPLGQSHYLIEHFVLSAAGEEGHKDVFANGVNPDWYTAFNNIKAFYEKKAFSEDAINMDIEGSQMLFKNEKAAMILEGSWFIGGCDPALQEKMTVIPMPSFTNGKKDPTSIVAGFSSGYYISTKGYNDESKRDIIIDLVSYLTTADMIAKMAEANGGTPAASVKVPGLSSVASAGHAMVAAAKALNMPIDSRLTPEAFNYIVKQGTPYIAAGKSTPEAVLEEVRKIHLGE